A stretch of DNA from Paenibacillus albus:
AAGCGTCTTGCTCTCGCAGAATGCAACGGCCGTCCGCTGCCAGCTGCCGATCTGCGCGCGAACCGCCGCATTCTCCCAATGACCGAACACCACTTTACGGGAACGGCCCATACGCGTGCCGATAAAGCCATGCTCCCGATCGCCGTGGGCTGCTTGATTCGTGTTCATGAAGTCCATGTCGATCGTGCTCCACGGAATCTCACGATTATATTGCGTCGCAAAATGCAGATGCGGCTTGTTCAGCTGAGACAATCCGCCGATCCACATTTTCGATGGCGAGAACGTATGCATCCATGTGATGACGCCCGCGCAATGCTCATCGCTATTCGCTTGGATTAATGTATTTCGAATATCCTCCGGAGTCGTCAGCAGCGCCTTAAACACAATTGGATATGAAAGGGCTCCATCCAAATTCAGCCCCTCAACCATTTCTTTCGAATGGGCCTCTACTTCGAGCAGCGTTTCAACACCGTACAGGTGCTGGCTCCCCGTCAAAAACCAAAACTCATAAGGCTTCACGTTCAACATCGTACATACCCCTCTCGAATTCAAATTTTCGATTAATTAAAATGCTCGACTGCCGCTCTTTCGATCGCAAGCCCTCTCATGTACCGCTCCATGAACGCTTCGAAGCCTGCTACGTCCTTCGGATCAGGAGAGATGGTCGCGCCTGCTTTTCCGGCAAATACACGTTTGCTCAAGTACGCTTCCAACGTTTCATCCTCTGACTTGTCAATCATGTAAGCGGCTAGTAGCGCAATGCCCCATGCCCCGCCTTCTCCCGCCGTTTCCATAACGGATACCGGAGTGTTAAGCGCAGCAGCCATGATCCGCTGTCCGACGCCCGCGGTTTTGAACAAGCCGCCGTGACCCAGAATCTCATCCAGCTTCACGCCTTCTTGCTTAAGAAGAATATCCATGCCGATCTTGAGCGCTCCAAGGGCCGTAAATAAATGAACGCGCATGAAATTCGCCAAGTTGAAATTACTGTCCGAAGAGCGCACGAACAGTGGGCGTCCTTCTTCGAAATGCGTCATATGCTCGCCGGAAAGATAGCCGTAAGCGAGCAATCCGCCGCAGTCCGCATCCCCTTCCAATGCGAGATTGTACAAGGTGCCGTACAGCTTATCTGACTGGACGTCCATGCCCATCGCCCACGCGAATTGTCCGAACAAGCCCACCCATTCATTTAAGTCCGAGGAGCAATTGTTGGAATGCGCCATCGCGACAAGGCTGCCCGAAGGCGTCGTAACAAGGTCAATCTCGCTATAGGCTTTGGACAATTCTTTCTCAAGCACGACCATTGCAAAGACAGATGTTCCAGCAGAGACATTACCTGTGCGCTGCTCGACGCTATTGGTGGCAACCATTCCTGTTCCGGCATCGCCCTCAGGCGGACAAAGCGGTATACCAGCCTGCAGTTCGCCGCTCACATCAAGCAGCTTCGCTCCTTCAGCCGTGAGCACACCAGCGTCATCACCGGCTACGAGTACGGTCGGAAGAATTTTTTCAAGCTTCCATGGGAGGTTCTCGGGAGCAACCAAATCATTGAACTGGCTCACCATCGTTTCATGATAGCTCTTCGTGTGCATGTCGATCGGGAACATGCCGGACGCTTCGCCTACGCCGAGCACCTTCTGGCCTGTCAGCTTCCAGTGGATATAGCCTGCGAGCGTTGTCATAAAATGAATACTTGCCACATGCTCTTCTTGATTCAGAACGGATTGATAAAGATGGGCAATGCTCCAGCGCTGCGGAATACTGAAGCTGAACGTCTCGCTAAGCACCTCCGAAGCTTGCTGCGTAATATTGTTTCTCCACGTAC
This window harbors:
- a CDS encoding xylulokinase yields the protein MSLGVAEAIRSGKTVLGIEFGSTRIKAVLIGSDHTAIAVGSHDWENSYVNQIWTYRLEDIWKGLQESYAKMAREVKEKYGVTLQTIGAIGFSGMMHGYMAFDEAGELLTPFRTWRNNITQQASEVLSETFSFSIPQRWSIAHLYQSVLNQEEHVASIHFMTTLAGYIHWKLTGQKVLGVGEASGMFPIDMHTKSYHETMVSQFNDLVAPENLPWKLEKILPTVLVAGDDAGVLTAEGAKLLDVSGELQAGIPLCPPEGDAGTGMVATNSVEQRTGNVSAGTSVFAMVVLEKELSKAYSEIDLVTTPSGSLVAMAHSNNCSSDLNEWVGLFGQFAWAMGMDVQSDKLYGTLYNLALEGDADCGGLLAYGYLSGEHMTHFEEGRPLFVRSSDSNFNLANFMRVHLFTALGALKIGMDILLKQEGVKLDEILGHGGLFKTAGVGQRIMAAALNTPVSVMETAGEGGAWGIALLAAYMIDKSEDETLEAYLSKRVFAGKAGATISPDPKDVAGFEAFMERYMRGLAIERAAVEHFN